One window from the genome of Stigmatella aurantiaca encodes:
- a CDS encoding response regulator: MSTILLVDDEQDLLDLFMEVLEQMNHRVLTAHDGQEALSIARQKAPDLVVTDWMMPRMDGLELCHQLHADARLHDIPIILHSSSGNPHEPGIQFVPKSCTLEEFGSLVNRVLTSTHVQRAAPPEASRQASRLSHTTLLFGLGEAACATAH, from the coding sequence ATGAGCACGATTCTCCTCGTAGACGACGAACAAGATCTGCTCGACCTCTTCATGGAGGTGCTGGAGCAGATGAACCACCGTGTCCTCACCGCTCACGATGGACAAGAGGCCCTGTCCATCGCCCGGCAGAAGGCGCCCGACCTGGTGGTCACCGACTGGATGATGCCGCGCATGGACGGGCTGGAGCTGTGTCACCAGCTCCACGCGGATGCGCGCCTGCATGACATCCCCATCATCCTCCACAGCTCTTCGGGCAACCCGCATGAGCCGGGCATCCAGTTCGTCCCCAAGAGCTGCACGCTGGAGGAGTTCGGAAGCCTGGTGAACCGGGTGCTCACCAGCACCCACGTGCAGCGGGCCGCGCCGCCGGAAGCGTCCCGCCAGGCCTCGCGCCTCTCGCACACCACATTGCTCTTCGGCCTGGGGGAAGCTGCATGCGCCACGGCACACTGA
- a CDS encoding RNA polymerase sigma factor: MTAPPVHRAIQAVWRIESARLIAGLARLVRDVGLAEELAQDALVAALERWPGSGIPENPGAWLMATAKRRAIDELRRNQRLVRKHEELGHQLEALAPGTPDLDTALDDEVGDDLLRLILTACHPVLSAEARVALTLRLLGGLSTEEIARAFLVPEPTVAQRIVRAKRTLAEAHVPFEVPRGAELAERLSSVLQVIYLIFNEGYSAASGDDWMRPELCEDALRLGRILAGLVPREPEVHGLVALMELQASRSRARLGPSGEPILLLEQNRARWDRLLIHRGFRALEQAEALGGARGPYTLQAAIAACHARAVTAAETDWVRIAALYAALAQVTPSPIVELNRAVALSMAFGPAAGLELADTLLSEPSLKGYHLLPSVRGDLLAKLGRFDEARAQFEHAASLTRNTRERALLLERAAACARASPWNR; the protein is encoded by the coding sequence GTGACGGCCCCCCCGGTACATCGAGCGATCCAGGCGGTCTGGAGAATCGAGTCGGCCCGGTTGATCGCCGGTCTCGCGCGGCTCGTGCGCGATGTCGGCCTCGCCGAGGAGCTCGCGCAGGACGCGCTCGTCGCCGCGCTGGAGCGATGGCCCGGGTCGGGCATCCCGGAAAACCCGGGGGCCTGGCTCATGGCCACCGCCAAGCGCCGGGCCATCGATGAGCTGCGCCGGAACCAGCGGCTCGTGCGCAAGCACGAGGAGCTGGGTCACCAACTGGAGGCCCTGGCCCCGGGCACGCCGGATCTCGACACCGCGCTCGACGATGAGGTCGGCGACGACCTGCTGCGCCTGATTCTCACGGCCTGTCATCCGGTCCTCTCGGCCGAGGCGCGCGTCGCGCTCACGCTCCGCCTGCTCGGGGGGTTGAGCACCGAGGAGATCGCTCGGGCGTTCCTCGTCCCGGAGCCGACGGTCGCTCAGCGCATCGTCCGGGCCAAGCGGACCCTCGCCGAGGCGCACGTCCCCTTCGAGGTTCCCCGGGGAGCCGAGCTTGCCGAGCGGCTGTCGTCGGTGCTCCAGGTCATCTACCTCATCTTCAACGAAGGCTACTCGGCGGCCTCGGGGGATGACTGGATGCGGCCCGAGCTGTGTGAGGACGCTCTGCGTCTGGGCCGAATCCTGGCGGGACTCGTTCCGAGGGAGCCCGAGGTCCATGGTCTCGTCGCGCTCATGGAGCTTCAGGCCTCCCGCTCGCGAGCGAGGCTCGGTCCGTCCGGGGAGCCCATCCTGCTGCTCGAGCAGAACCGCGCGCGCTGGGATCGCCTCCTCATCCACCGGGGGTTCCGGGCACTCGAACAGGCCGAGGCTTTGGGTGGAGCGCGGGGACCGTACACGTTGCAGGCCGCGATCGCCGCTTGTCACGCCCGGGCGGTCACAGCGGCGGAGACGGACTGGGTCCGCATCGCGGCGCTCTACGCGGCGCTCGCCCAGGTAACGCCCTCTCCCATCGTGGAGCTGAACCGGGCGGTCGCGCTCTCGATGGCCTTCGGCCCCGCGGCAGGTCTGGAACTGGCCGACACGCTTCTCTCGGAGCCATCCCTCAAGGGGTATCACCTCTTGCCGAGCGTGCGAGGCGATCTGCTCGCGAAGCTCGGCCGCTTCGATGAGGCCCGTGCGCAGTTCGAGCATGCGGCGTCGCTCACGCGGAATACCCGTGAGCGCGCGCTGCTCCTTGAGCGCGCTGCGGCGTGCGCGCGCGCATCGCCCTGGAATCGCTAG
- a CDS encoding Dyp-type peroxidase encodes MTDAAFLLLKIEQAGPARAWLQEILKGELTTAEEIPREQRERRHACLNIAFTWHGLKALGLDEPSLQTFPYEFRQGMAGRAHVLGDTGPNAPEHWDFGGQRPGSPPPEDIHLLLLLYARGEELLRTVLSRQRQRLAAQGFRELYSQHATHLREEKDGHIFFREHFGFRDSLSQPVIRGAMKPPRDADDYDSPIAAGEFILGHENEYQEKPLSPSVPASQDPQARLTPAESPGRKDLGLNGTYLVLRKLEQDVEGFQAFLEKNKALAPTGCRDDEKKKEWLKAKLLGRWPNGAPLKPGQHEAPDLGANPPSNAFRYAQEDGGGLGCPVTSHVRRTNPRDALAPNPDLSLKMSRRHRILRRGIAYGPSPKEGGAPPSGRGLIFMALNANIGRQFEFIQQSWMNHEKAGRLYNERDPVASGHARGMMTLPAKPLRRCVMNLQSFVTMKGGGYFFLPGVKALEFLAHLTPPAARQS; translated from the coding sequence ATGACGGACGCCGCTTTTCTCCTGCTGAAAATCGAGCAAGCAGGTCCAGCCCGGGCATGGCTTCAAGAGATCCTGAAAGGGGAGCTCACGACCGCGGAGGAGATCCCTCGTGAGCAGCGTGAGCGGCGGCACGCATGCCTGAACATCGCCTTCACCTGGCATGGCCTGAAGGCCTTGGGGCTGGACGAGCCATCCCTGCAGACCTTCCCCTACGAGTTCCGCCAAGGCATGGCCGGGCGTGCGCACGTGCTCGGGGATACAGGACCGAACGCTCCGGAGCACTGGGACTTCGGTGGCCAACGGCCTGGCAGCCCGCCTCCGGAAGACATCCACCTGCTGCTGCTGCTCTATGCCCGCGGCGAGGAGCTTCTGCGGACCGTGCTGTCACGCCAGCGCCAACGGCTGGCGGCCCAGGGATTCCGGGAGCTTTACTCCCAGCACGCCACCCATCTCCGGGAAGAGAAGGACGGACACATCTTCTTCCGGGAGCACTTCGGCTTCCGGGACTCGCTCTCGCAGCCCGTGATTCGAGGCGCCATGAAGCCCCCCCGCGACGCTGACGACTATGACAGCCCCATCGCCGCGGGTGAGTTCATCCTCGGCCACGAGAACGAATACCAGGAGAAGCCCCTCTCCCCGAGCGTCCCCGCCTCGCAGGATCCCCAGGCCCGGCTCACGCCAGCGGAGAGCCCGGGCCGCAAGGATCTGGGGCTCAACGGGACCTACCTCGTGCTGCGCAAGCTCGAGCAGGACGTCGAAGGGTTCCAGGCCTTCCTGGAGAAGAACAAGGCGCTCGCCCCCACCGGATGCAGGGACGATGAGAAAAAGAAGGAGTGGCTGAAGGCCAAGCTCCTGGGGCGCTGGCCCAACGGAGCCCCTTTGAAGCCGGGTCAGCACGAAGCCCCCGATTTGGGGGCGAACCCGCCCTCGAACGCGTTCCGCTATGCCCAGGAAGATGGAGGGGGGCTGGGATGTCCGGTGACGTCCCACGTCCGGCGAACCAACCCCCGTGACGCCCTGGCGCCCAACCCAGACCTCTCCCTGAAGATGAGCCGCCGGCACCGGATCCTCCGCCGGGGCATCGCCTATGGGCCCTCCCCCAAGGAGGGTGGAGCGCCTCCTTCCGGGAGGGGGCTGATCTTCATGGCGCTCAACGCCAACATCGGCCGGCAGTTCGAGTTCATCCAGCAGAGCTGGATGAACCATGAGAAGGCCGGCAGGCTTTACAACGAGCGGGATCCGGTCGCATCAGGGCACGCCCGTGGCATGATGACCCTTCCGGCCAAGCCCTTGCGGCGGTGCGTGATGAACCTCCAGAGCTTCGTCACCATGAAGGGTGGAGGCTACTTCTTCCTGCCTGGGGTCAAGGCCCTGGAGTTCCTCGCGCACCTGACGCCGCCAGCGGCGCGACAGAGCTAG
- a CDS encoding protein kinase domain-containing protein, whose translation MESDEAGELDDAFLRQVAHVSVPLRMPVRGEFLGGQDGRRFEIFEQLGGGSMGVVFRARDHELQRVVALKFLHPREGVPEAPMSALLRQEAKAIAQLDHENIVRIFDVSEWTGESWESKVPFLIMECLSGEPLSALVSREPLPLRRCIGIMREVAAGLAHAHAHHIVHRDLKPGNVFITRTGQVKLLDFGLAYLTAAVFPSAPHLPAAGTPAYMAPEQWRGQEQDARADIWAAGIMLFELLTGELPCPEQSLAGLREWALSEAPVPSIRGRRPELPEEMDHLLAAMLAKSPQQRLASAAKLEERLLHIEAGMTPWSVELASLGPQRRQVTLVACWLADLSGLAEHLDAEDFSELEGAFHQASSEVFLQHGGSITTCVGDEVLACFGYPQAREDDSEKAARAGLHLAMHLGTAIQQKLPYLPRRKLTVKVGLHTDTVVLDNLPPGPQGRAAALQGEAPKVAFWLARQAAPDTVCLSHTAWLLVRAAFRTDAMGVRSFQGLSGEVKGELYRLAEEKRTTSRFERAHEAGGLTSLVGREEELQRLLGYWERAREGEGAFVLVQGEAGIGKSRLLQELRERIHLEECSHLHVQCWAQFSNSALRPIIELLQTMLKLQPEGNPQSSLRKLRGRMGAVGLPAEHVRLLAAFLSLPADEPPPHLRLTPERQKEKTFEALVTLLLRMAEDHPVVAVVEDLHWADPSTLELLGALLDHVGTARICVFLTTRPDFKPRWAANSRVYPVLLERLTPKLTAELIRQSTSGKLLPEETVEQLVAKTDGVPLFAEEMTRMVVEQVPAGTALSPPFTIPVTLSGLLLARLDLLPRQQKTLAQLCAVVGRGFSHALLTTLSGRSQDHLQQDLTGLLQAGLLQQEEGAKEPRYRFRHALIHDAAYQSLLRRTRREYHRRIAQTLALQAPELAETQPELLAHHYTEAGANESAIQLWAKAGEQASLRSANVEAIRHLRQALELLGTLPDTPARSEQELQLRAALGMPLMQLNSLRSREVEKTYSRVMELLPLVEDSLSRLHVSTWGAYAYTFARAKFQAAQELAELTVRQGERQHSRELLALGHRMIATNHFTWGHMSTALEHVEHALESSNFDLSQHRALAVKEWVNPRVAALAYGSVVLSAVGRDALARRYGEEAVVLAGKIGHPHTLAFGLTYVALGCQLRREPECARQWVEQCIAVSSEHHFRLWLSWSVFIKSWLLSEQGRVQEGLALLQNNLAQWRQAGLRAGMPLFLGMLAEFHLKRGQFQEGLTVVAHALGWAETLGERSYEVELYRLEGELHRALGHEALATESFLKARKVAQRQGSAGFGRRVEESLARQRQEQGGDRSSANPR comes from the coding sequence ATGGAATCCGATGAAGCAGGGGAGCTCGACGACGCCTTTCTGAGGCAGGTTGCCCACGTCTCTGTGCCCTTGCGAATGCCGGTTCGTGGAGAGTTCCTGGGTGGGCAGGATGGACGCCGGTTCGAGATTTTCGAGCAGCTAGGCGGGGGCTCGATGGGCGTGGTTTTCCGTGCCCGGGACCATGAGCTTCAGCGCGTGGTTGCCCTCAAGTTCTTGCATCCCCGGGAAGGAGTTCCCGAGGCGCCGATGAGTGCCCTGCTCCGGCAAGAGGCGAAGGCCATCGCGCAGCTCGACCACGAGAACATCGTCCGCATCTTCGATGTGTCCGAATGGACGGGAGAGTCCTGGGAGTCCAAGGTTCCCTTCCTGATCATGGAGTGCTTGAGCGGCGAGCCTCTCTCCGCCCTCGTGTCGAGAGAGCCGCTCCCCTTGCGCCGCTGTATCGGCATCATGCGGGAGGTGGCCGCGGGCCTGGCCCATGCGCATGCGCACCACATCGTTCACCGGGACCTCAAGCCGGGCAACGTCTTCATCACCCGGACCGGGCAGGTGAAACTGCTCGACTTTGGGCTGGCGTACCTGACGGCAGCCGTCTTCCCGTCTGCCCCTCACCTGCCCGCCGCGGGGACCCCCGCGTACATGGCTCCAGAGCAGTGGCGGGGGCAGGAGCAGGACGCACGGGCCGACATCTGGGCCGCGGGGATCATGCTGTTCGAGTTGCTCACGGGGGAGCTGCCGTGTCCGGAACAGAGCCTCGCGGGGCTGCGGGAGTGGGCCCTGTCAGAAGCGCCGGTGCCCTCGATTCGAGGGCGGCGTCCGGAGCTCCCCGAGGAGATGGATCACCTCCTGGCCGCCATGCTGGCCAAGTCTCCCCAGCAACGGCTTGCCAGCGCGGCCAAGCTCGAGGAGCGCTTGCTTCACATCGAGGCGGGGATGACGCCTTGGAGCGTCGAGCTGGCGAGCCTGGGACCGCAGCGCCGTCAGGTCACGCTGGTGGCGTGCTGGCTGGCGGACCTCTCGGGCCTCGCGGAGCACCTGGACGCCGAGGACTTCAGCGAGCTGGAGGGGGCCTTTCACCAGGCCAGTTCCGAAGTGTTCCTGCAGCACGGCGGCTCCATCACCACGTGCGTGGGAGACGAGGTGCTGGCCTGCTTTGGATATCCCCAGGCTCGGGAAGATGACTCGGAGAAGGCCGCCCGCGCGGGCCTTCACCTGGCCATGCACCTGGGGACCGCCATTCAGCAGAAGCTGCCGTACTTGCCTCGCCGGAAGCTGACCGTGAAGGTGGGGCTTCACACGGACACCGTGGTGTTGGACAACCTTCCGCCGGGGCCTCAGGGCCGGGCCGCCGCGCTCCAGGGCGAGGCGCCGAAGGTGGCCTTCTGGTTGGCCCGGCAGGCCGCCCCCGACACCGTGTGTCTCAGCCACACCGCCTGGCTCCTCGTGAGGGCCGCGTTCCGGACGGACGCGATGGGCGTCCGCTCCTTCCAGGGACTGTCCGGAGAGGTGAAGGGCGAGCTCTACCGTCTGGCCGAGGAAAAGCGCACCACGAGCCGCTTCGAGCGGGCCCACGAAGCAGGAGGGCTCACGTCCCTGGTGGGCCGGGAGGAGGAACTCCAGCGGCTGCTCGGGTATTGGGAGCGGGCCCGGGAAGGGGAGGGGGCCTTCGTTCTCGTGCAAGGGGAGGCGGGGATTGGCAAGTCGCGCCTCCTCCAGGAGCTGCGTGAGCGGATCCACCTGGAAGAGTGCAGCCATTTGCACGTGCAATGCTGGGCCCAGTTCAGCAACAGCGCCTTGCGTCCCATCATCGAGCTGCTGCAGACCATGCTGAAGCTTCAGCCCGAGGGCAATCCTCAGTCCAGCCTGCGCAAGCTGCGGGGGCGCATGGGCGCGGTGGGGCTCCCTGCCGAACATGTGCGGCTGTTGGCGGCCTTCCTCTCGCTGCCGGCCGACGAGCCGCCCCCCCACCTGCGCCTCACTCCCGAGCGGCAGAAGGAGAAGACCTTCGAGGCCTTGGTGACGTTGCTGTTGCGGATGGCCGAGGACCATCCCGTCGTCGCCGTCGTCGAGGACCTTCACTGGGCGGATCCTTCGACCTTGGAGCTGCTTGGGGCCTTGCTGGACCATGTTGGGACGGCGCGGATCTGCGTCTTCTTGACCACGCGCCCGGACTTCAAGCCCCGGTGGGCTGCGAACTCCCGGGTCTATCCGGTGCTGCTGGAGCGGCTGACGCCCAAGCTGACCGCGGAGCTGATCCGTCAGTCCACCAGCGGGAAGCTGTTGCCAGAGGAGACGGTCGAGCAGCTCGTGGCGAAGACGGATGGGGTGCCCCTGTTCGCCGAGGAGATGACGCGCATGGTGGTGGAGCAGGTCCCTGCGGGAACCGCCCTCAGCCCTCCGTTCACCATCCCCGTGACCTTGAGCGGGCTGTTGCTGGCCCGCCTGGACCTGCTCCCCCGGCAGCAGAAGACGCTGGCCCAGCTCTGCGCCGTGGTGGGCCGTGGCTTCAGCCACGCGCTGCTGACCACGCTCTCCGGCCGGAGCCAGGACCACCTCCAACAGGATCTCACCGGCCTGCTCCAGGCGGGCCTGCTCCAGCAGGAGGAGGGAGCGAAAGAGCCCCGGTACCGCTTCCGCCATGCGCTCATCCATGATGCGGCCTACCAGTCCTTGCTGCGCCGCACGCGGCGGGAGTACCACCGGCGCATCGCGCAGACCCTGGCCCTGCAGGCGCCCGAGCTGGCCGAAACGCAGCCCGAGCTGCTCGCCCACCACTACACGGAGGCCGGGGCGAATGAGTCCGCCATCCAGCTCTGGGCAAAGGCGGGAGAGCAGGCCAGCTTGCGCTCGGCCAATGTGGAGGCCATCCGCCATCTGCGCCAGGCGCTCGAACTGCTGGGGACGCTGCCCGATACCCCCGCGCGCTCCGAGCAGGAATTGCAGCTGCGGGCGGCACTGGGCATGCCGTTGATGCAGCTGAACAGCCTCCGGTCCCGTGAGGTGGAGAAGACCTATTCCCGGGTGATGGAGTTGCTGCCCCTCGTGGAGGACTCCCTCTCCAGACTGCACGTCTCCACCTGGGGGGCTTACGCCTATACCTTCGCGCGGGCGAAGTTCCAGGCGGCCCAGGAGCTGGCGGAGCTGACCGTGAGGCAGGGAGAGCGTCAGCACAGCCGCGAGCTGCTCGCCTTGGGTCACCGGATGATCGCCACCAACCATTTTACCTGGGGCCACATGTCCACGGCCCTGGAGCACGTCGAGCACGCGCTGGAATCCTCGAACTTCGATCTCTCGCAGCACCGGGCGCTCGCCGTGAAGGAATGGGTCAACCCGCGCGTGGCCGCGCTGGCCTATGGCTCCGTGGTCCTGTCTGCCGTCGGGCGGGATGCCCTGGCCCGCCGGTATGGCGAAGAGGCGGTGGTGTTGGCCGGGAAGATCGGCCACCCCCACACCCTGGCGTTCGGGCTGACCTACGTGGCGCTGGGCTGTCAGCTCCGCCGGGAACCCGAGTGTGCCCGGCAGTGGGTGGAGCAGTGCATCGCAGTCTCGTCGGAACACCACTTCCGGCTGTGGCTGAGCTGGTCCGTGTTCATCAAGAGCTGGTTGCTGTCCGAGCAAGGCCGGGTCCAGGAGGGGCTCGCGCTCCTGCAGAACAACCTTGCCCAGTGGCGCCAGGCGGGCCTCCGGGCGGGCATGCCGTTGTTCCTGGGCATGTTGGCGGAGTTCCACCTGAAGCGGGGCCAGTTTCAGGAAGGCTTGACCGTGGTGGCCCACGCCCTGGGTTGGGCCGAGACGCTCGGGGAGCGCTCGTATGAGGTGGAACTGTACCGCCTCGAAGGCGAGCTGCACCGGGCCCTGGGTCACGAAGCGCTGGCCACGGAATCCTTCTTGAAGGCCAGGAAGGTCGCCCAACGCCAAGGCTCCGCGGGCTTTGGCAGACGGGTGGAGGAGAGCTTGGCTCGCCAGCGCCAGGAGCAGGGGGGAGATCGGAGCAGCGCCAACCCGCGATGA